The following coding sequences are from one Granulicella sp. L56 window:
- the fliF gene encoding flagellar basal-body MS-ring/collar protein FliF yields the protein MAEIERAGLEKTGQRVAGASGDGLVDRAAAMASAMQQRLMAMPVGKRTWLIASAAFLAAACVGMMWFAQRPDWRVLFSGLDGKDTQQVSQELAAAGISFQMTADGTGIEVPADMLDKARMEVAAKGMPQTGRLGFELFDKPNWVGSEFDERVNYQRALEGELEHTIETLDVVRSARVHLVLPQQSLFVSEEKAAKASVVLKLRRSTVDPEQADAIRSLVAGAVENLSPDQVTLVDADGRANLKPKSGDASKDEAEQEMEAKLVAMLEPLAGRDNVRATVNVSYDEGSEERTDEVYDPSQTATLSMQKKEEVSALPTEKASGVPGTASNSPAGAPAGSVAGSQAAAAPGTPPLLQKQALPVYPQQGNGRDQSIQEENGTYGVTKHLLHSEEGPGRVRRVTAAVVVNDRAMTEGTGKLEHTAWKPRSADEMRRLEQLAQAAVGYDARRGDQVVMENISFSTNFPEMKPPLLDSVMQGARTLAMSQPGMMRTVVIGICGVLLVLFVLRPVGRQVAATLREPLLLTAGANASVDLGNQQERMLPAEPEWKLDEGEDPIPLQVRSRAQRQQQGIFDYVSEHIRREPTQSTRLLEAWIGSTEDGE from the coding sequence ATGGCTGAGATAGAGCGGGCAGGGCTGGAGAAGACCGGGCAGCGCGTTGCCGGGGCTTCCGGCGATGGGCTGGTGGATAGAGCGGCGGCGATGGCGTCGGCGATGCAGCAGCGGCTGATGGCGATGCCGGTGGGCAAGCGGACGTGGCTGATTGCATCGGCTGCATTTCTGGCTGCGGCCTGTGTGGGGATGATGTGGTTTGCGCAGCGTCCGGATTGGCGGGTGCTGTTCAGCGGGCTTGACGGCAAAGATACGCAGCAGGTGTCGCAGGAGCTTGCGGCCGCGGGAATTTCTTTTCAGATGACGGCGGATGGCACAGGCATCGAAGTGCCTGCGGATATGTTGGACAAGGCACGCATGGAGGTTGCAGCGAAGGGGATGCCGCAGACAGGGCGGCTGGGGTTTGAGCTGTTCGACAAGCCGAACTGGGTGGGAAGCGAATTCGATGAGCGCGTGAACTATCAGCGTGCACTTGAAGGCGAGTTGGAGCACACCATCGAGACGCTCGATGTTGTTCGGTCGGCGCGGGTGCATCTGGTGTTGCCGCAACAGAGCTTGTTTGTGTCGGAGGAGAAGGCGGCAAAGGCCTCGGTGGTTTTGAAGTTGCGGCGATCAACGGTCGATCCGGAGCAGGCCGATGCGATTCGCAGCCTGGTGGCGGGAGCCGTGGAGAATTTGAGTCCGGACCAGGTGACACTGGTCGATGCCGATGGAAGGGCGAATCTAAAACCGAAGTCGGGCGACGCCAGCAAAGACGAGGCGGAACAGGAGATGGAGGCGAAGCTGGTCGCGATGCTCGAGCCTCTCGCTGGCCGCGACAACGTTCGCGCAACGGTGAATGTGAGTTACGACGAAGGCAGCGAGGAGCGGACCGACGAAGTCTACGACCCAAGTCAGACGGCAACGTTGAGCATGCAGAAGAAGGAAGAGGTCTCGGCTTTGCCGACGGAGAAGGCGTCGGGGGTTCCGGGGACGGCGAGCAACTCTCCGGCGGGTGCTCCCGCGGGTTCCGTTGCGGGATCGCAGGCTGCGGCAGCTCCGGGAACTCCTCCGTTGTTGCAGAAGCAGGCGCTGCCGGTGTATCCGCAGCAGGGAAATGGGCGCGATCAGAGCATTCAGGAAGAGAACGGGACCTATGGAGTGACGAAGCATCTGCTGCACTCGGAAGAAGGGCCGGGGCGAGTGCGACGAGTGACGGCAGCAGTCGTGGTCAATGATCGGGCGATGACGGAGGGTACAGGGAAGCTGGAGCATACGGCTTGGAAGCCGCGAAGCGCGGACGAGATGCGCAGGCTCGAACAACTGGCACAGGCAGCGGTCGGCTATGATGCACGGCGAGGAGACCAGGTGGTGATGGAAAACATCAGCTTCAGTACAAACTTTCCAGAGATGAAGCCGCCATTGCTGGATAGTGTGATGCAGGGAGCACGCACGCTTGCGATGTCGCAGCCAGGAATGATGCGGACTGTGGTGATAGGAATCTGCGGCGTGCTGTTGGTGCTGTTTGTGCTGCGTCCCGTGGGGAGACAGGTGGCGGCTACACTGCGCGAGCCGTTGTTGCTGACGGCTGGTGCGAATGCCTCTGTTGACTTAGGCAATCAGCAGGAACGGATGTTGCCCGCAGAGCCGGAATGGAAATTGGATGAGGGAGAGGATCCAATTCCACTGCAGGTGAGGAGTAGAGCACAACGCCAACAACAGGGAATCTTCGATTATGTCTCCGAGCATATTCGGCGGGAGCCGACGCAGAGCACGCGGTTGCTTGAAGCATGGATCGGATCGACGGAGGACGGTGAGTGA
- the fliE gene encoding flagellar hook-basal body complex protein FliE translates to MMDAGTIASVMSSAQGAAGADGFLDTATNAAANSATVPFAGMFQTMVQQTSALDKKASDAVTGLLTGQGVEIHDAMIATQKADMAFELTLQVRNKAVAAYQQMMGMQF, encoded by the coding sequence ATGATGGATGCCGGAACAATCGCAAGCGTGATGAGCAGCGCCCAGGGCGCGGCTGGGGCAGATGGCTTTCTGGACACGGCAACGAATGCAGCGGCCAACAGTGCAACAGTACCGTTTGCCGGGATGTTTCAGACGATGGTGCAGCAGACCAGCGCGCTCGACAAAAAGGCGAGCGATGCCGTGACGGGATTGCTGACAGGTCAGGGTGTCGAGATCCACGACGCGATGATTGCGACGCAGAAGGCCGACATGGCCTTTGAGCTGACGTTGCAGGTGAGGAACAAGGCCGTCGCGGCGTACCAGCAGATGATGGGCATGCAGTTCTAA
- the flgC gene encoding flagellar basal body rod protein FlgC — MNLFGVMDVSASALKAERVRAEVVASNMANAETTRTPEGGPYQRHHVVFEAEGGGSFQSSLMSQMNEGTSDGLGGFDTGFSSGFTNDLSSDVTASNGAPGGVAVTGVIADQSAPLRRYDPQHPDAGPDGFVAYPDINPLTEMTDLMGATRSYGMNASAVQAEKNMVGSSLDILK, encoded by the coding sequence ATGAATCTTTTTGGCGTGATGGATGTGAGCGCGTCGGCGCTGAAGGCTGAGCGGGTTCGGGCTGAGGTGGTTGCTTCGAATATGGCAAACGCGGAGACGACGCGGACTCCGGAGGGCGGCCCGTACCAGCGGCACCATGTGGTGTTTGAAGCGGAGGGGGGCGGAAGCTTTCAGAGTTCACTGATGAGCCAGATGAACGAAGGTACGAGCGATGGCTTAGGTGGTTTTGATACTGGCTTTAGCAGCGGCTTTACGAATGATCTTTCGAGTGATGTGACCGCTTCGAATGGAGCGCCTGGTGGAGTCGCGGTGACAGGTGTGATTGCGGACCAGAGCGCTCCGCTGCGCAGATATGATCCGCAGCATCCTGATGCCGGGCCGGATGGGTTTGTGGCTTATCCCGATATTAATCCGCTGACGGAGATGACGGACCTGATGGGAGCGACGCGGTCGTATGGGATGAACGCCTCCGCGGTGCAGGCAGAGAAGAACATGGTTGGGTCGTCGCTAGACATTTTGAAATAG
- the flgB gene encoding flagellar basal body rod protein FlgB — protein MDVMTPTGDALNKYLDLTSEQMKLTASNMANVDTPGYKTEGFNFEQQFLQQMNGSAEKDFGAGAEVQDVDGLVARPDGNNVSMDREGMQMAKSQLQFRMGVELLKQQFTNVMDAIHAEAK, from the coding sequence ATGGACGTGATGACGCCGACGGGCGATGCGTTGAACAAATACCTGGACCTAACTAGCGAGCAGATGAAGTTAACTGCCAGCAATATGGCCAACGTCGATACGCCGGGTTATAAGACCGAGGGCTTCAACTTTGAGCAACAGTTTTTGCAGCAGATGAATGGCAGCGCGGAGAAAGACTTTGGTGCAGGTGCAGAGGTGCAGGATGTCGATGGTTTGGTTGCGCGGCCCGATGGGAACAACGTCTCGATGGACCGCGAAGGAATGCAAATGGCTAAGTCACAGTTGCAGTTTCGGATGGGCGTGGAGCTGTTGAAGCAACAGTTCACCAATGTGATGGATGCGATTCACGCGGAGGCGAAGTAA
- a CDS encoding sigma-54 dependent transcriptional regulator encodes MSAGQDIVTGMGVVEVVARTVVLASADAALRQRLRRSLTGLRWQVREATGGAEAMAQLEASRPEALLVDSWLPDLEVGEFAGQVRMMYPAMEMLRVDGGVDGGARSPRRNELLHALREAQDAPLNDTATWKAAPIAVPRSAGSAPLVVKNFDQEAARRALSVLLGRDETSRPESVVGSPLQDEAMLPEMVGASEPMRELTRLIRLVAPRSTTVLIEGETGTGKEVVAQALHRLSERAAKSFTVLNCAAIPESLLEAELFGHARGAFTGAVQSRTGRIEAAHGGTLFLDEIGEMPMALQAKMLRFLECGELQRVGDNETVRVDVRVIAATHQPLQQRSEERTFRLDLYHRLAVFPVEVPALRDRMEDLDLLTEHILEKMGQKMPRKRLSADAAAKLHEHHWPGNVRELMHVLERGAILSGDRMEIGAEEIRYRRATRE; translated from the coding sequence ATGAGCGCAGGTCAGGATATCGTGACGGGAATGGGCGTTGTAGAGGTAGTGGCGCGAACGGTTGTACTTGCAAGTGCGGACGCGGCATTGCGGCAGAGATTGCGGCGGTCGTTGACCGGGCTGCGCTGGCAGGTGCGCGAGGCGACGGGCGGCGCGGAGGCGATGGCGCAGTTGGAGGCTTCGCGTCCTGAGGCGCTGCTGGTGGATAGCTGGCTGCCTGACCTTGAGGTGGGCGAGTTCGCGGGGCAGGTGCGAATGATGTATCCGGCGATGGAGATGCTGCGGGTGGATGGCGGCGTGGACGGAGGAGCGCGGAGTCCGAGGAGAAATGAACTGCTTCATGCTCTGCGCGAGGCGCAGGATGCTCCCCTGAATGACACGGCGACGTGGAAGGCAGCGCCGATTGCTGTGCCTCGAAGCGCAGGGAGTGCGCCGTTGGTGGTGAAGAACTTCGATCAGGAGGCGGCGAGACGCGCACTCTCGGTCCTGCTGGGGCGCGATGAGACTTCTCGGCCGGAGAGCGTCGTGGGCAGCCCTTTGCAGGATGAAGCGATGTTGCCGGAGATGGTGGGTGCGAGTGAGCCGATGCGAGAGCTGACACGGTTGATTCGGCTGGTGGCTCCGCGTTCGACGACGGTGTTGATCGAGGGCGAGACGGGAACGGGCAAGGAGGTTGTGGCGCAGGCGCTGCATCGGCTCAGCGAGCGAGCGGCAAAGTCGTTTACGGTGTTGAACTGCGCGGCCATTCCCGAATCGTTGCTGGAGGCGGAGTTGTTCGGCCATGCCAGGGGAGCATTTACCGGAGCGGTGCAGTCGCGGACGGGACGAATCGAAGCGGCCCATGGAGGGACCTTGTTTCTCGATGAGATCGGCGAGATGCCGATGGCGTTGCAGGCGAAGATGCTGCGCTTTCTGGAGTGCGGCGAGTTGCAGCGTGTAGGCGACAACGAGACGGTGCGCGTGGATGTGCGCGTGATTGCGGCGACGCATCAGCCTTTGCAGCAGAGATCGGAAGAGCGGACGTTTCGGCTCGATCTCTATCATCGGCTGGCGGTGTTTCCGGTGGAGGTTCCTGCTCTGCGTGACAGGATGGAAGATCTTGATCTGCTCACCGAGCACATTCTCGAAAAGATGGGACAGAAGATGCCGCGCAAGCGATTGAGTGCGGATGCTGCCGCGAAGCTGCACGAGCATCATTGGCCGGGTAATGTTCGCGAGTTGATGCATGTGCTGGAACGAGGCGCGATTCTATCCGGTGACAGGATGGAGATTGGCGCGGAGGAGATCCGCTATCGGCGGGCTACGCGGGAGTAG
- a CDS encoding response regulator transcription factor translates to MQVLIVEDDAALGSFLQKGMKLEGHEVEWVADGETALRHAEEHRPDLMVLDLSLPRKDGTEVLAEMQGRFDEMAVLVLTGRNQVEERVKCLNLGADDCLLKPFSFHELTARCRALLRRREQFADPVLRHGDVELNRMDRKVSRRGAAVELTVKEFNLLEFLMLRRGRCCSRTELLQEVWHMSPDAGTNVVDVYINYLRKKLSVGDVDVDAGYPVIETVRGEGYQMGSMKKMPQRVSEFPRRAMFASA, encoded by the coding sequence ATGCAGGTATTGATTGTTGAAGATGACGCGGCCTTGGGATCGTTTCTGCAGAAGGGGATGAAGTTGGAAGGGCATGAGGTGGAGTGGGTCGCGGATGGAGAAACGGCCCTGCGTCATGCCGAAGAGCACCGGCCCGACCTGATGGTGTTGGACCTGAGTCTTCCCCGTAAAGATGGAACGGAGGTGTTGGCAGAGATGCAGGGCCGTTTCGATGAGATGGCCGTGCTGGTGCTGACGGGACGTAACCAGGTGGAGGAACGGGTGAAGTGCCTGAACCTGGGCGCGGACGATTGCCTGTTGAAGCCGTTCAGCTTTCATGAGCTGACGGCGAGGTGCCGGGCGCTGCTGCGGCGGCGGGAGCAGTTTGCCGATCCTGTGCTGCGGCATGGCGACGTTGAGCTGAACCGGATGGACCGCAAGGTTTCGCGGCGCGGCGCGGCGGTGGAGCTGACGGTGAAGGAGTTCAACCTGCTGGAGTTTCTCATGCTGCGGCGTGGGCGGTGTTGCAGCCGTACCGAGTTGCTGCAGGAGGTCTGGCATATGTCGCCGGATGCGGGGACGAATGTCGTGGATGTGTACATCAACTATTTGAGAAAGAAGTTGAGCGTAGGCGATGTCGATGTGGATGCGGGCTACCCTGTGATTGAGACGGTGCGCGGCGAGGGCTACCAGATGGGCAGCATGAAGAAGATGCCGCAACGGGTCAGCGAGTTTCCGCGGCGGGCGATGTTTGCCAGTGCATGA
- the lexA gene encoding transcriptional repressor LexA: protein MAITRRQKEVLDFLSGFTQKNGYSPSYEEIASGLGLSSLATVHKHVTNLQNKGLLQRAHNRSRSIDVLPARTGKKGSDRLPLLGRIAAGQPVEAIETAESISLNDIIGNREVFALEVRGDSMRDEHIVSGDYVLVERTRTAREGEIIVALVDGSDATLKRFYREGSMIRLQPSNAEMAPIYAPAANVSIQGKVLGVLRKYA, encoded by the coding sequence ATGGCTATCACACGGCGGCAAAAAGAAGTCCTCGACTTTCTCTCCGGCTTCACGCAAAAGAACGGCTACTCCCCGTCTTACGAGGAAATCGCCAGTGGTCTTGGCCTTAGTTCACTTGCCACCGTGCACAAACACGTCACCAACCTGCAGAACAAAGGGCTGCTCCAGCGCGCGCACAACCGCAGCCGGTCCATCGACGTTCTGCCTGCACGCACCGGCAAAAAAGGCTCCGATCGTCTTCCCCTTCTGGGACGCATCGCCGCTGGCCAGCCCGTAGAAGCCATCGAAACCGCAGAGAGCATCTCGCTGAACGACATCATCGGCAACCGCGAAGTCTTCGCCCTCGAAGTCCGCGGCGACTCCATGCGCGACGAGCACATCGTCTCCGGCGATTACGTCCTCGTCGAGCGCACCCGCACCGCCCGCGAGGGCGAGATCATCGTCGCTCTCGTCGACGGCTCCGACGCCACCCTTAAGCGCTTCTACCGCGAGGGCAGCATGATCCGCCTCCAACCCTCCAACGCAGAGATGGCCCCCATCTACGCCCCCGCCGCCAACGTCAGCATCCAGGGCAAAGTCCTGGGCGTCCTGCGCAAATACGCTTGA
- a CDS encoding efflux RND transporter periplasmic adaptor subunit codes for MATARKNKHKLWIWGGIAVLVIAAILGITIAASSSSTKIDPSQLAKVERGDIARSVVATGKVQPITKVEVKSKASGIVTKLFVDINAHVHQGQLLAQLDQIEILAQVAAQKAQLAAAESNAHAAAASIEYDKVNAEAPDLPMYKHTYERAVQMSKDGVVSKQALDDAEQKYLFAANTRDKAVAQITVDNSKLKQAQSQVAEAQASLRQLEEQLSYTIIISPMNGTVLSRDVEVGDAVSSILVLGSTATLVMTIGDTTQVYVQGKVDESDIGKVYLGQPARIKVESFKDKTFYGKVTKIAPLGVEKDNVTTFEVRVSIDNPGGELKANMTANAEIILDEHKNVLTVPEQAVLYDKDRSASVEVPDPKQKNGRRKVAIKAGISNGTKTELLSGLNSGDTVILQQ; via the coding sequence GTGGCGACAGCGCGCAAGAATAAACACAAACTCTGGATCTGGGGCGGCATCGCTGTCCTGGTCATCGCCGCGATTCTGGGCATCACCATCGCCGCCAGCAGCAGCAGCACAAAGATCGACCCCTCGCAGCTTGCCAAGGTTGAGCGTGGAGACATCGCCCGCTCAGTCGTCGCCACCGGCAAAGTCCAGCCCATCACCAAGGTCGAGGTCAAATCCAAGGCCAGCGGCATCGTCACGAAGCTCTTCGTCGACATCAACGCCCACGTTCATCAGGGCCAGCTCCTCGCCCAGCTCGACCAGATCGAGATTCTGGCGCAGGTAGCCGCGCAAAAGGCCCAGCTCGCCGCCGCCGAATCGAACGCCCACGCCGCCGCCGCCTCCATCGAGTACGACAAGGTCAACGCCGAAGCTCCCGACCTGCCTATGTACAAGCACACCTATGAGCGTGCCGTTCAGATGTCCAAAGATGGCGTGGTCTCCAAACAGGCCCTCGACGACGCCGAGCAGAAATATCTCTTCGCAGCCAATACCCGCGACAAGGCCGTCGCCCAGATCACCGTCGACAACTCCAAACTCAAGCAGGCGCAGTCACAAGTCGCCGAAGCTCAGGCCTCTCTCCGGCAGCTCGAAGAGCAGCTCAGCTACACCATCATCATCTCGCCCATGAATGGCACGGTCCTCTCCCGCGACGTCGAAGTCGGCGACGCCGTCAGCTCTATCCTTGTGCTCGGCTCGACCGCCACGCTCGTCATGACCATCGGCGACACCACGCAGGTCTACGTTCAGGGCAAGGTCGACGAGTCCGACATCGGCAAGGTCTATCTCGGCCAACCCGCCCGCATCAAGGTCGAATCCTTCAAGGACAAAACCTTCTACGGCAAGGTCACCAAGATCGCCCCCCTCGGCGTCGAAAAAGATAACGTCACCACCTTCGAAGTCCGCGTCTCCATCGACAATCCCGGCGGCGAGCTCAAAGCCAACATGACCGCCAACGCCGAGATCATTCTCGATGAGCACAAAAATGTCCTCACCGTTCCCGAGCAGGCCGTCCTATACGACAAGGACCGCAGCGCCTCCGTCGAAGTTCCCGACCCCAAACAAAAAAACGGCCGCCGCAAAGTCGCCATCAAGGCCGGCATCTCCAACGGCACCAAAACCGAACTCCTCTCCGGCCTCAACAGCGGAGACACCGTCATCCTCCAGCAATAG
- a CDS encoding DUF4097 family beta strand repeat-containing protein: MKVRALTAVILTLAASAAFAAGKDFDRTLNVNAAPSVSISTGSGYIHVRPGSDSQVHVIGHVRPSNSWFSKDGDSRVQQIVDNPPITQNGNTITIGDTQSRDLYRNIGIDYDVTLPRASSIRAGSGSGDLDIRDAGSTLKAESGSGTVHAEGIHGPADLQSGSGDIYLQQTAAGDVRAQTGSGSIQLSGISGGLKAGTGSGDIEAGGQPTSDWKLDTGSGSIRLNLGSSARFTLNAGTGSGSIHTAQAIAMQGEINTHHVNGTVNGGGPTVRANTGSGDISIN; this comes from the coding sequence ATGAAAGTCCGCGCCCTCACCGCCGTCATTCTCACGCTTGCAGCCTCTGCCGCCTTCGCCGCAGGCAAAGACTTCGACCGCACCCTCAACGTCAACGCTGCGCCCAGCGTCTCCATCTCCACCGGCTCCGGCTATATTCATGTTCGTCCCGGCTCCGATAGCCAGGTGCACGTCATCGGCCATGTTCGCCCCAGCAACTCATGGTTCAGCAAGGACGGCGATTCGCGCGTCCAGCAGATTGTGGACAACCCACCCATCACCCAGAACGGCAACACCATCACCATCGGCGACACCCAGTCTCGCGATCTCTACCGCAACATCGGCATCGACTACGATGTCACTCTTCCCCGAGCCTCCAGCATCCGAGCCGGTAGTGGCTCCGGAGATCTCGACATTCGAGACGCAGGCTCCACGCTCAAAGCAGAATCCGGCTCAGGCACCGTCCACGCCGAAGGCATCCACGGTCCCGCCGACCTGCAGAGCGGTTCAGGAGATATCTATCTTCAGCAGACCGCAGCCGGCGACGTCCGCGCCCAGACCGGCTCCGGCTCCATTCAGCTCAGCGGCATCTCTGGCGGCCTCAAAGCAGGCACGGGCTCAGGAGACATCGAAGCCGGTGGCCAACCCACCTCCGACTGGAAGCTCGACACGGGCTCCGGCTCCATCCGTCTCAACCTCGGCTCCTCTGCGCGTTTCACCCTCAACGCAGGCACCGGTTCAGGCTCCATTCACACGGCTCAGGCCATCGCGATGCAAGGAGAGATCAACACCCATCACGTCAACGGCACCGTCAACGGCGGCGGCCCAACCGTTCGAGCCAACACGGGATCAGGCGATATCAGCATCAACTAG
- a CDS encoding carbonic anhydrase: MSELEGSAWTRRRFMTAVAATGVAGSAMMHGVAAEAQNPVGAEEAIKELMAGNARFVSGKLTSFDLDLKILKAGTVEKQEPFAAVLSCADSRVPVELVFDQSIGHLFVARVAGNMLTPEIIGSLEYGVAVLGIKAIMVLGHAKCGAVSAAMKGQEVPGQISALYQHMMPAIKDIHSDVAAAVKANALFQAQLLRESSTVIAKAMTDDGVKVVAGYYDLATGKVLPL, from the coding sequence ATGAGCGAGCTGGAAGGAAGTGCATGGACACGGCGGCGGTTTATGACGGCAGTGGCGGCAACCGGCGTTGCCGGGAGCGCAATGATGCATGGGGTCGCGGCTGAGGCGCAGAATCCGGTTGGCGCGGAAGAGGCGATCAAGGAGCTGATGGCGGGCAACGCGAGATTTGTCTCGGGCAAGCTGACTTCGTTTGATCTTGATCTGAAGATCTTGAAGGCGGGGACGGTAGAGAAGCAGGAACCGTTTGCGGCGGTGCTGTCGTGCGCGGATTCGCGGGTTCCGGTGGAGCTGGTCTTTGATCAGAGCATCGGACATCTGTTCGTGGCGCGGGTTGCGGGAAATATGCTGACTCCCGAGATCATCGGCAGCCTAGAGTATGGCGTGGCGGTGCTTGGGATCAAGGCGATTATGGTGCTGGGACATGCGAAGTGCGGCGCGGTGAGCGCGGCGATGAAGGGGCAGGAGGTTCCGGGGCAGATCAGCGCGCTGTATCAGCATATGATGCCTGCGATTAAAGACATTCATAGCGATGTTGCGGCAGCGGTGAAGGCGAATGCGCTGTTTCAGGCGCAACTGCTGCGCGAGAGCTCGACCGTGATTGCAAAGGCGATGACGGATGATGGCGTGAAGGTCGTAGCCGGATACTACGACCTTGCCACAGGGAAGGTGCTGCCGCTTTAG
- a CDS encoding HAD family hydrolase, with protein MSPLSRPRLIVFDLDGTLIDSSVDLCNSINAALAHFNKPPLPDAVIAGYIGDGASMLVRRALGDPEGDLHDEEYVAEVLTYFLDYYRIHKLDFTYVYPGVLSALEAIRAAWPETLMAVLTNKPVNPSRDICAHFGLSRFFFQNYGGNSFHTKKPDPHGLETLIAEASAIAGQTITPAQTIMVGDSHVDILTARNAGAQSIGCTFGLAPQSLVTTPPDDLANTPSDWLTILGIKQCGS; from the coding sequence ATGTCCCCCCTCTCCCGCCCCCGCCTCATTGTCTTCGATCTCGACGGCACCCTCATCGACTCCAGCGTCGATCTCTGCAACTCCATCAACGCCGCGCTTGCTCACTTCAACAAGCCGCCGCTTCCCGATGCCGTCATCGCCGGCTACATCGGCGACGGAGCCTCCATGCTCGTCCGCCGCGCCCTCGGCGACCCCGAAGGCGATCTCCACGACGAAGAATACGTCGCCGAAGTCCTGACCTATTTTCTCGACTACTACCGCATCCACAAGCTGGACTTCACTTACGTCTACCCCGGCGTCCTCTCGGCGCTCGAAGCCATCCGCGCCGCCTGGCCCGAAACCCTCATGGCCGTCCTCACCAACAAGCCCGTCAACCCTTCCCGCGACATCTGCGCTCACTTCGGCCTCTCGCGCTTTTTCTTCCAGAACTACGGCGGCAACAGCTTTCACACCAAAAAGCCCGATCCCCACGGCCTCGAAACCCTCATCGCCGAAGCCTCCGCCATCGCAGGCCAAACCATCACTCCCGCCCAAACCATCATGGTCGGCGACTCCCACGTAGACATCCTCACCGCCCGCAACGCCGGAGCCCAATCCATCGGCTGCACCTTCGGCCTCGCCCCGCAATCGCTCGTCACCACGCCACCCGACGACCTCGCAAACACTCCCTCCGACTGGCTCACCATCCTTGGCATCAAGCAATGCGGCTCTTAG
- a CDS encoding FAD-dependent oxidoreductase, whose product MAAPLSTSLTTTCCIVGGGPAGIMLGFLLARAGIDVAVLEKHKDFFRDFRGDTIHPSTLQLLYELGLLEEFLALPHQQLTELAMAIGGQTLPISDFSHLPTHAKFIALMPQWDFLNFLSAQAAKLPNFHLLMEHEATSLIEAKNRVVGVRANTPSGPVEIRASLVVGCDGRHAITRASGHLPLHETGTPIDILWFRLSRHEGEPENALGNINFGNFLILINRGDYYQCGYIIAKDTFVTRVQPAGLDAFRDSLVRLVPFLSDRVHEITGWDQLKLLSIQVNRLTRWYSPGLLCIGDAAHAMSPVGGIGINLAIQDAVAAARILAPALKTSIVTELTLAHIQSRRELPTRITQAFQVIVHRFLVRTLGHPEAIKPPLLLRLLSPHPRFRRFMARFIGMGVRPEHIQSH is encoded by the coding sequence ATGGCCGCCCCTCTGAGCACGTCCCTAACCACCACCTGCTGCATCGTCGGCGGAGGCCCCGCCGGAATCATGCTCGGCTTCCTCCTCGCCCGCGCCGGAATCGATGTCGCCGTCCTCGAAAAACACAAGGACTTCTTCCGCGACTTCCGCGGCGACACCATCCACCCCTCCACGCTCCAACTACTCTACGAACTAGGCCTGCTCGAAGAATTCCTCGCGCTCCCCCACCAGCAGCTCACTGAGCTTGCCATGGCCATCGGCGGCCAGACGCTTCCCATCAGCGACTTCTCCCACCTCCCCACTCATGCGAAGTTCATCGCGCTCATGCCGCAGTGGGACTTCCTCAACTTCCTCTCCGCGCAGGCCGCGAAGCTGCCCAACTTCCATCTCCTGATGGAGCACGAAGCGACCAGCCTCATCGAAGCTAAAAACCGAGTCGTCGGCGTTCGCGCCAACACCCCGTCAGGTCCGGTCGAGATTCGCGCCTCTCTCGTCGTAGGCTGCGATGGCCGCCACGCCATCACCCGTGCCTCCGGCCATCTTCCGCTTCACGAAACCGGTACGCCCATCGACATTCTCTGGTTTCGCCTCAGTCGCCACGAAGGCGAGCCGGAAAACGCTCTCGGCAACATCAACTTCGGCAACTTCCTCATCCTCATCAACCGCGGCGACTACTATCAGTGCGGCTACATCATCGCCAAAGATACCTTCGTCACCCGCGTCCAGCCCGCAGGCCTCGACGCCTTCCGCGACTCCCTCGTGCGCCTCGTCCCATTCTTAAGTGATCGCGTCCACGAGATCACCGGTTGGGACCAGCTCAAGCTTCTCTCCATTCAGGTCAACCGCCTCACCCGCTGGTACAGCCCCGGCCTCTTATGCATCGGCGATGCCGCCCACGCCATGTCTCCCGTTGGCGGCATCGGCATCAACCTCGCCATTCAGGACGCCGTCGCCGCTGCACGCATTCTCGCGCCCGCGCTCAAAACCAGCATCGTCACCGAGCTTACCCTCGCTCACATCCAGAGCCGCCGCGAACTACCCACCCGCATCACCCAGGCGTTTCAGGTCATAGTCCACCGTTTTCTGGTTCGCACCCTGGGCCACCCTGAAGCGATCAAACCGCCCCTGCTCCTCCGGCTCTTATCACCTCACCCCCGCTTCCGCCGGTTCATGGCCCGATTCATAGGCATGGGCGTCCGCCCCGAGCACATCCAATCTCATTAA